A genomic window from Anthonomus grandis grandis chromosome 2, icAntGran1.3, whole genome shotgun sequence includes:
- the LOC126747996 gene encoding uncharacterized protein LOC126747996 isoform X1, whose amino-acid sequence MVQLEGTYQFVSEQGYKDYLKTFGVSDETVEKMAASTEPIVISSVTSDSITINYGTDDHVLPLGKHTEILLAAGRPVKVTPTVNGDTITMNSVFGTKPEITEEKVLKVTDSGLTSTLTNSRGGKAVRNYKRA is encoded by the exons ATGGTGCAGTTGGAAGGTACATACCAGTTCGTCTCTGAGCAGGGTTACAAAGACTATTTGAAGACTTTTG GTGTTTCCGATGAAACGGTGGAAAAGATGGCGGCTTCTACTGAACCAATAGTCATCTCTTCCGTCACTAGTGACAGTATTACCATTAATTATGGTACTGACGATCATGTTCTACCTTTGGGAAAACATACTGAAATTCTTTTGGCCGCAGGAAGACCAGTTAAG GTGACCCCCACTGTGAATGGAGACACTATAACCATGAACAGCGTCTTCGGAACAAAGCCTGAAATTACCGAGGAAAAAGTTTTAAAGGTTACAGACTCTGGATTGACATCT ACTTTAACCAACTCCAGAGGAGGAAAAGCCGTACGTAACTACAAGAGAGCCTAA
- the LOC126747996 gene encoding uncharacterized protein LOC126747996 isoform X3, with protein sequence MVQLEGTYQFVSEQGYKDYLKTFGVSDETVEKMATSTEPIVISSVTSDSITINYGTDDHVLPLGKYTEILLAAGRPVKVTPTVNGDTITMNSVFGTKPEITEEKVLKVTDSGLTSTLTNSRGGKAVRNYKRA encoded by the exons ATGGTGCAGTTGGAAGGTACATACCAGTTCGTCTCTGAGCAGGGTTACAAAGACTATTTGAAGACTTTTG GTGTTTCCGATGAAACGGTGGAAAAGATGGCGACTTCTACTGAACCAATAGTCATCTCTTCCGTCACTAGTGACAGTATTACCATTAATTATGGTACTGACGATCATGTTCTACCTTTGGGAAAATATACTGAAATTCTTTTGGCCGCAGGAAGACCAGTTAAG GTGACCCCCACTGTGAATGGAGACACTATAACCATGAACAGCGTCTTCGGAACAAAGCCTGAAATTACCGAGGAAAAAGTTTTAAAGGTTACAGACTCTGGATTGACATCT ACTTTAACCAACTCCAGAGGAGGAAAAGCCGTACGTAACTACAAGAGAGCTTAA